A section of the Paenibacillus aurantius genome encodes:
- a CDS encoding DUF445 domain-containing protein: MKPTKPKRGTKSIAAVSLGIMGAGFLATLPVNGTVWGALLQGGFEAGVVGGLADWFAVTALFRHPLGIPIPHTALLTKNRAKITDALVNTVENDLLSKETLAGHLRQTAIFGKLLDAASRELNSDEAERMILALSRDLLDRLPTEQIALMLVKELKEYLLSVDLMPLVEKAMDGVLTHGYEAKAFDLAVGKFEEWAVKPETRQQMGTMAMKALEGLQVNGFMGFAVNAFIGMMDADKVGGMIQKFLLTTIWELQQDGSPKREGALGAIRNEMLRLKGSPEFAEQIGRWQQGWIGSWEFGEPVSGMIDRLMEKARAFVDSPDYVNGFVRPKLSLLLDKLREDEGRSAKAEGWIQGKLAVFLEANHSKIGQLVREKLNQFDNETLIAMMEDRIGQDLQWIRINGALCGFLIGLVLAVFKLVV, encoded by the coding sequence ATGAAACCAACCAAACCGAAACGAGGGACGAAATCCATTGCCGCCGTCTCCCTGGGCATTATGGGAGCGGGCTTTCTCGCTACTCTGCCCGTGAACGGCACCGTATGGGGAGCACTCCTCCAGGGGGGCTTTGAGGCGGGAGTAGTCGGCGGACTGGCCGACTGGTTCGCCGTGACGGCGCTTTTCCGGCATCCTCTCGGGATTCCGATCCCGCATACCGCGCTTCTGACCAAGAACCGTGCGAAGATCACCGACGCGCTCGTTAATACGGTGGAGAACGACCTGCTTAGCAAGGAGACCCTGGCCGGTCACCTTCGGCAAACCGCCATTTTCGGGAAGCTGCTGGATGCCGCTTCCCGGGAGTTGAACTCGGATGAGGCCGAGAGAATGATCCTTGCGCTGAGCCGCGACCTGCTGGACAGGCTTCCTACGGAGCAGATCGCCTTGATGCTCGTGAAAGAGCTGAAGGAGTATCTCCTCTCAGTCGATTTGATGCCGCTCGTCGAGAAGGCGATGGACGGTGTTCTCACCCATGGATATGAAGCCAAAGCCTTTGACCTCGCGGTAGGCAAATTCGAGGAATGGGCGGTTAAGCCGGAAACCCGGCAGCAGATGGGAACGATGGCCATGAAGGCGCTCGAGGGCCTTCAGGTGAACGGCTTCATGGGCTTCGCGGTGAATGCTTTCATCGGCATGATGGATGCGGACAAGGTCGGCGGAATGATCCAGAAATTTCTGCTGACTACGATCTGGGAGCTTCAGCAGGACGGCAGTCCCAAGCGGGAGGGAGCCCTCGGGGCCATCCGCAATGAGATGCTAAGGTTGAAGGGTTCTCCCGAATTCGCCGAGCAGATCGGCCGCTGGCAGCAGGGGTGGATTGGGAGCTGGGAGTTCGGAGAGCCGGTTAGCGGGATGATCGACCGGTTAATGGAGAAGGCGAGGGCCTTCGTTGACAGCCCGGATTATGTGAACGGCTTCGTCCGGCCGAAGCTCTCCCTTCTGCTGGACAAGCTGCGGGAGGACGAAGGCCGGTCCGCCAAGGCCGAGGGGTGGATTCAGGGCAAGCTGGCCGTTTTCCTGGAAGCCAATCATTCCAAAATCGGTCAGCTGGTAAGAGAGAAGCTTAACCAGTTCGACAATGAAACCCTAATCGCCATGATGGAAGACCGGATCGGCCAGGACCTGCAATGGATCCGGATCAACGGAGCGTTATGCGGCTTCCTGATCGGCTTGGTGCTCGCCGTCTTCAAGCTGGTTGTCTAA
- a CDS encoding YjcZ family sporulation protein: MGGVAGAGFTSVGVILVLFILLVIVSQAWIV; encoded by the coding sequence ATGGGTGGTGTAGCCGGCGCAGGTTTCACTTCCGTTGGGGTCATCCTGGTTCTTTTCATCCTGCTGGTTATCGTAAGCCAGGCTTGGATTGTGTAA
- the msrB gene encoding peptide-methionine (R)-S-oxide reductase MsrB, protein MNNETRQGKLEKATFAGGCFWCMVSPFEEMPGIHQVLSGYTGGHTANPTYEQVCSETTGHAEAVQITFDPEIFPYRKLLEIFWNQIDPTDAGGQFHDRGSSYRTAIFYHSEEQREQAEASKKEVAESGRFPGPIVTEIVPASVFYPAEEYHQQYHRKNPAHYKRYRKGSGREDFIEQHRKSPKQKEELKQRLTDMQYHVTQNNGTEPPFRNDFWDHKEEGLYVDIVSGEPLFSSLDKFDSNCGWPSFTKPVKPHQVEEKTDRSHFMVRTEVRSREADSHLGHVFNDGPGPNGLRYCINSAALRFIPKKDLEKEGYGEFLSLFT, encoded by the coding sequence ATGAACAACGAAACCCGACAAGGCAAACTGGAAAAAGCAACCTTCGCAGGGGGCTGCTTCTGGTGCATGGTGTCCCCCTTTGAGGAGATGCCGGGCATCCATCAAGTCTTATCCGGCTATACCGGAGGACATACCGCCAATCCGACCTACGAGCAGGTATGCAGCGAAACCACTGGCCACGCGGAGGCCGTTCAAATCACCTTCGATCCGGAGATTTTTCCTTACCGGAAGCTTCTGGAGATCTTCTGGAACCAGATCGACCCCACCGATGCGGGGGGGCAATTCCATGACCGGGGATCCTCTTACCGGACCGCCATTTTCTATCACAGCGAGGAGCAGAGGGAGCAGGCGGAAGCCTCCAAGAAAGAGGTTGCCGAGAGCGGACGCTTCCCTGGACCGATTGTAACCGAGATCGTTCCCGCTTCCGTCTTCTATCCGGCCGAGGAGTACCACCAGCAGTATCACCGCAAAAACCCGGCCCACTACAAGCGCTACCGCAAAGGGTCGGGCCGGGAAGATTTTATCGAACAGCACCGGAAATCCCCGAAACAGAAAGAAGAGCTGAAACAAAGGCTGACGGACATGCAGTATCACGTCACCCAGAACAATGGAACCGAGCCTCCTTTCCGCAACGATTTCTGGGATCACAAGGAGGAAGGCTTGTACGTGGACATTGTGTCCGGGGAACCCCTGTTCAGCTCTCTGGACAAATTTGATTCGAATTGCGGCTGGCCCAGCTTCACGAAGCCGGTCAAGCCCCATCAAGTGGAAGAGAAGACGGATCGGAGCCATTTCATGGTCCGGACGGAAGTGAGAAGCCGGGAAGCGGACTCGCATCTGGGCCATGTGTTTAACGACGGACCCGGCCCGAACGGGCTTCGGTACTGCATCAACTCGGCCGCCCTTCGGTTTATTCCGAAGAAGGACCTGGAGAAGGAAGGCTACGGCGAATTCCTTTCCCTGTTTACTTAA
- a CDS encoding DUF441 domain-containing protein, protein MAAQWDGPALLLLLLAALGIFSSNSSVTIAAVVLLLLRVTRLHEVFPWLEKYGLTIGIVVLTIGVLAPVASGKYSLQAMGASFLQVKSLLAVVIGVLVSYLGGRGVTLMAGEPTIVVGLLTGTILGVALFGGVPVGPLIAAGLLTLLIGKGG, encoded by the coding sequence ATGGCCGCACAGTGGGACGGACCTGCCCTGCTTCTTTTGCTTCTCGCGGCTCTAGGTATTTTTAGCAGCAACAGCTCGGTTACGATAGCGGCCGTCGTCTTGCTTCTCCTCCGGGTGACCCGCCTGCATGAAGTCTTCCCGTGGCTGGAGAAGTACGGCTTGACGATCGGCATCGTCGTTCTAACCATTGGCGTACTGGCTCCTGTGGCGAGCGGCAAATACAGCTTGCAGGCCATGGGCGCTTCCTTCCTGCAGGTGAAGTCGCTGCTGGCTGTCGTTATCGGCGTGCTGGTTTCCTATCTCGGCGGGAGGGGGGTCACCCTGATGGCAGGGGAGCCCACCATCGTGGTCGGCCTTCTGACCGGCACCATTCTGGGAGTAGCCTTGTTCGGCGGAGTGCCGGTCGGTCCGTTAATCGCCGCCGGGCTGCTGACTCTTTTAATTGGAAAAGGCGGGTAA
- a CDS encoding alpha/beta fold hydrolase produces the protein MNTSLRHKWVRVSDIDLHVVESGPENGPLIILLHGFPEFWYGWHKQIPELAEQGFRVWAPDMRGYAASGKDEHYRSSTLPQLAGDILGLMDAEGVKRAVWVGHDFGAAVTWYASWSFPERVRKAVILNVPHPAVMYSQVVRKPSQMLRSSYMLFFQLPGLPEWVLRRNRFRVLERALQKTSRPGTFGDGELARYREAWKEPGALKGMLNAYRALRLQEGRPRVGRISLPVLLMWGAKDAFLSRSLVRPSLEMCDNGTLVMMEEATHWIHHEEPMIVTEKIADFARD, from the coding sequence ATGAATACTTCCCTTCGTCATAAATGGGTTAGAGTGAGCGATATCGACCTCCATGTAGTGGAAAGCGGTCCGGAGAATGGGCCGCTTATCATTCTGCTTCATGGCTTTCCTGAATTTTGGTACGGCTGGCATAAGCAGATTCCTGAGTTAGCGGAACAAGGATTCCGCGTATGGGCCCCGGACATGCGAGGGTATGCGGCAAGCGGCAAGGATGAACATTATCGTTCCAGTACGCTTCCGCAGCTTGCCGGGGATATTCTCGGTTTGATGGATGCAGAAGGGGTAAAAAGGGCGGTTTGGGTGGGGCATGATTTCGGGGCGGCTGTAACCTGGTATGCTTCCTGGAGCTTCCCGGAAAGGGTGCGTAAAGCAGTCATCCTGAACGTCCCTCATCCCGCCGTTATGTATAGTCAAGTGGTAAGGAAGCCTTCTCAAATGCTGCGAAGCTCGTACATGCTCTTTTTTCAGCTTCCAGGACTTCCGGAGTGGGTGCTTAGACGAAACCGGTTTCGTGTTCTCGAGAGAGCCCTTCAAAAGACAAGCCGTCCGGGCACTTTCGGTGACGGGGAATTGGCCAGGTACCGCGAGGCTTGGAAGGAACCGGGGGCCTTAAAGGGAATGTTAAATGCCTACCGGGCTTTACGGCTGCAGGAGGGGAGACCCCGTGTGGGTAGAATCTCCCTACCCGTTCTATTAATGTGGGGAGCGAAGGACGCATTCCTGAGCCGATCCCTCGTTCGGCCAAGTTTGGAAATGTGTGATAATGGAACGCTGGTGATGATGGAGGAAGCCACGCATTGGATTCACCATGAGGAACCGATGATCGTCACTGAGAAGATAGCTGACTTTGCCCGGGACTAA
- a CDS encoding NAD(P)/FAD-dependent oxidoreductase, whose protein sequence is MKAYDFIVVGAGPAGIFACYEMTLKHPSARILLVDKGHDIYRRSCPILEEKIKLCPPPAGKKDFAGCLPACSITSGFGGAGAYSDGKFNITTEFGGWMTDYLAPSKVLELIRYVDDINLEHGAVRDITDPTTERVMDIEQRAYAAGLKLLRAQVRHLGTEQNLQILQSIYEYLTTRIEMLFKTEVEDVVTVKEAEGLVVKGIQLKNGEILEAPYVMVAPGRDGSAWLTQVLKKRRLSMTNNQVDVGVRVETSDVVMREINEHLYEGKFIFNTSVGTRVRTFCSNPSGHVVVENHSGVMAANGHSYKDPKLGSPNTNFALLVSHKFTEPFDKPNEYAREICKRANDLSGGGVIVQKYGDIVRGRRSTADRIKEGFLEPTLKEAVPGDLGLVLPYNTMKSLVEMIQALEKVTPGIAAEHTLFYGVEAKFYSARPKLTEQFETEIRGMFCGGDGAGITRGLAQAGAAGVWIARSVIDRLK, encoded by the coding sequence ATGAAAGCCTATGATTTTATCGTGGTCGGCGCTGGGCCGGCCGGAATTTTTGCCTGCTACGAAATGACTTTGAAGCATCCCTCTGCCCGCATTCTGCTGGTCGACAAGGGACATGATATTTACCGCCGCAGCTGCCCGATTCTGGAGGAGAAAATCAAGCTCTGCCCGCCGCCGGCCGGGAAAAAGGATTTCGCCGGCTGCCTACCGGCCTGCTCCATTACCAGCGGCTTCGGGGGAGCGGGTGCCTACAGCGATGGAAAGTTCAACATCACCACCGAATTCGGCGGCTGGATGACCGACTACCTGGCGCCTTCCAAAGTGCTTGAACTGATCCGCTACGTGGACGACATTAACCTCGAGCATGGGGCGGTGCGGGACATTACGGATCCTACGACCGAGCGGGTCATGGACATTGAGCAGCGTGCGTATGCCGCAGGGTTAAAGCTCCTTCGCGCTCAAGTTCGGCATCTGGGAACGGAACAGAATCTGCAGATTCTGCAGTCCATCTACGAATACCTGACCACGCGCATCGAGATGCTGTTCAAGACGGAGGTCGAGGACGTCGTGACGGTCAAGGAAGCGGAAGGGCTCGTGGTTAAGGGCATTCAGCTGAAGAACGGGGAGATCCTCGAAGCGCCGTATGTAATGGTGGCCCCGGGCCGTGACGGCTCCGCTTGGCTTACCCAGGTTCTGAAGAAGCGCCGGTTGTCCATGACGAACAACCAGGTGGACGTGGGGGTACGCGTGGAGACTTCCGATGTCGTGATGAGGGAAATCAACGAGCATTTGTATGAAGGGAAATTTATTTTCAACACGTCCGTGGGCACCCGGGTCCGCACCTTCTGCAGCAACCCTTCGGGCCACGTCGTCGTGGAGAATCACAGCGGGGTCATGGCGGCGAACGGCCATTCCTATAAGGATCCTAAGCTGGGCTCCCCGAATACGAACTTTGCTCTGCTTGTCTCCCATAAGTTTACGGAGCCCTTCGACAAGCCGAACGAATACGCCCGCGAAATTTGCAAAAGGGCGAACGATCTCTCCGGCGGAGGTGTGATCGTTCAGAAATACGGGGACATCGTCAGAGGACGACGTTCCACGGCCGACCGCATCAAAGAAGGCTTTTTGGAGCCGACGCTCAAGGAAGCCGTACCCGGCGATCTGGGACTCGTTCTTCCGTATAACACGATGAAGAGTCTCGTGGAAATGATCCAGGCTCTCGAGAAGGTCACCCCGGGCATCGCTGCGGAGCATACGCTCTTCTACGGTGTGGAGGCCAAATTCTATTCCGCCCGTCCGAAACTGACAGAGCAGTTCGAGACGGAGATCCGCGGCATGTTCTGCGGAGGAGACGGGGCGGGAATCACCCGGGGATTGGCTCAGGCGGGAGCGGCCGGTGTCTGGATCGCGCGCAGCGTCATCGACCGGCTGAAGTAA
- a CDS encoding YkuS family protein, translating to MARIAVENSLSHMTEALQNSGHEVVSMDQAEGCDCCVISGQDANMMGISNAVTQASVINAEGLTDEEILNRINESMANR from the coding sequence ATGGCTAGAATCGCCGTTGAGAACAGCTTGAGCCACATGACGGAAGCCCTCCAGAACAGCGGACACGAGGTGGTGTCGATGGACCAGGCGGAAGGATGCGACTGCTGCGTCATTTCCGGACAGGATGCCAACATGATGGGAATCAGCAACGCGGTTACCCAAGCCTCCGTCATCAATGCGGAAGGATTGACCGATGAGGAGATTCTGAATCGGATCAACGAAAGCATGGCTAACCGTTAA